The Lagopus muta isolate bLagMut1 chromosome 28, bLagMut1 primary, whole genome shotgun sequence genome includes the window ACCAGTGCCTCCGCTTGTTGTACCACGTTTTTCCTGTTGGGCTGCCACTAatgctgctcccagtgctgcacaAACTATggcttccccttttcccttccctcagGCTAAATTAAAGCGAAGTGACACTAAATAttgattaaattttatttatatcgCCCTGCTATACTTTGCACAAGACACACAATGCAGAGTGTGTATGTATTCATATGTCTATAGCTTATCGGTGATAAGCTGTGATGATATGCCTTGCATTACATTCTAATGCAAGATGAAAAGAGAGCatggagagggaaagaaggacTAGATAGGCAGGGAAGGAATTTGGATTTGGATCACCACCACCTTTGTTTCCAGCATAGTCTCTGGTCTGGTAATATTCAGGTGGCAGATGCATACTTGACCACTGAGTTGtaatcctttttgtttgttgcaAAAAGGGGATGTTTCATGTGTGTATCCATAATTGGTATGTAAGATGGGAGTAGGTGGGATTCAGCATTTGTGAATACATGGGGGGGAAGGGCAGTGTCCTTCCCTCTCATTGGATATGAAGGCAGAGAAACTGTCCCTTGTCACGTTGGTCACTTTGGCATCTCTTGCAACAAGGGAACTTGCCTAAACATGTGGGTAGGACTGTCCATCCTCTGATGTATTCTGCTCTCTCTTTGACAAGCATTTTTGGTTCCCTAATTCAGGCTGCAAATTCAGCACAcaatttctgttccttcttcGCAGCTAAGCAGTGTGTCAGTACTTGAGACACTGAAGTTCTGGAGGTTTTCTGCAGACCTTTATAAACTGCAAACTAAGCATGCCATTTCTGTTCATGCTTCCTTGCTAAGCACTGCACTAAGGGTTGgaacatttaaataattatagAGATTTTCCACAGGAATATGAAGGAAAGATTGGGAAGTACTGGGAGGGTCTGGTTGTAATGAGGATGAGAATGAGATGAGGGCCCATTTTGGTACTGAGTGGCACTGGGGCATACTGGGACAGGTTGCTTTTTGTAGcaagaatcatcatagaatcatagaatggcctgggttgaaaaggaccacaatgctcatccagtttcaacccccctgctgtgtgcagggtcaccaaccagcagaccaggctgcccacagccacatccagcctggccttgaatgcctccagggatggggcatccacaacctccttgggcaacctgttccagtgcttcaccaccctctgtgaaaaacttcctcctaatatccaacctaaacctcccgtcttagtttaaaaccgttCCCCCTTGTCGTATCACTATCCCCCCTCTTTAACAGTCATagcccctcctgtttatatgctcccttcaaatgttggaaggccacaatgaggtttccccagagccttctctaagctaaacccgcccagttccctcaaccttttttcataggagaggtgctccagccctgtgatcatcttagtggcctcctctggacctgctccaagagttccacatctttcttgtgcagGGGCTGGACTCAGACATATAGGAAAGGACTGGTTGTAATGAGATGGGGAAGTGCAGTGAGATGGGTGGGTCTGAGTGATGCTGGGATTGATTGGGTTGTATTGGCTGtaaagagaggaggagaagagcaggTCAGGGGGAGATTGTGTTGATGCCAGGGTGGGACTGGGACACGCTGGCTTATGGAGTTCCTTTGGGAGTACTGTGATGAAAGATCTCTGTTGGTATTGAAGGAAACAGGAACATACTGGAGAGTTTGGACTGAAATGATCCATTTGCactgaggaggaaaatgaaaacaaaaaacaacagcgacaacaacaacaaaaacagctgtTCCTTCCAAGTTGTAGTGGGAGCTAATTCATCTTAAACATTTTGTCCgtcactgctttgttttgctttgcacttACTCCAGCACTGTCCTTTAACATAAGCTATTCTCCATTTCAGACGTGTGTCCTAGCAACGTCcttaaattattcttttctttctctattacATATTCTTTCTCTGATATATACCCTTGATTATATCTATAGACTGGTCATTCCTTCTCAGCTTCAGATTACATCTAGTAGCCCGTGGGCGCCCAActttttggcttgcctgggcaACGCTGAGTAAAGGAATTGTTTTGGGATGCTTATATGTagtttgctccaaaagtaatgcttcctactTATGTCCATATGGCAGATACAGCGAGCACAGTAACTAcctgataaagcaaattctcagctattgaacaatatttttcaacacagtcaccaccattagtgGTGCACTTtggccagcaatgaacaagagcctgcatgccatactTGTTAAAATCTGTACTAGCGGAGATGATCCGCCATAGCTGTTGTCATTGCTGAAAATTGCCACCCAGTGACTTGCTGCCCTCACATCCAttatttggtctccataaatgttcagcaagatttgttgaatgtcagtgggtgcattttttttccacgtggaggaattcagtgatgcacttttgctttttatgcAGTTCTTTGTCATATGccatcctgctgccatctggcaagagcatgtaatggaatattggtgggaaggttcaacctctgcaTCCATCTCACCTACATCCACCTTTGACTTCGTGGGCCAACATACTAAAACAGGAGGTTTTACTTTTGGAGTAGCATTCGTAAAATTTGAATATAGTTGGGTAATGTatacaagaaacaaaacttcCTTTTCTGGTGTTCACCAGAGATTTTTTATGAAATGTtcctcttcctgtgcttcatccttgatAATGGCTGCTCACAAGTGTGGGGACTGCCAAAAGCAATGGCATGAATAAGGCATGGCTGTGAAGCAGGGAATATTTTTCTAACAGTCTGGTAAAGAGATGCAgtcagatttttgagttgaatatctgattgcaactctatatATTACATTtgagaaatatatttatgttgACTGAATATGgtactgcaaatattttatataactCATATATACActacattatatatataaaatacaaccacctgtgctgtgttttcagcCCCAGGCAGCATTAATAGTTTGGTTGATGCCAAGCAATGAGTACATGTTCGGCCACTTGGTGGGGAAGCGCCACCACCATGATGTCATGGGGCACTGTGAGCTGTTCTGGGACACATTTGACCCATGGCtagtgcctgcagcagcccaagCTCTTGTTCCATGGGTTACCTGACCCACCCTCATGattctctctgtttcttctccACCTCTTATGCAGAAAATCAGCTTTGCACCATTTTCTAAAGAagtgcttttcacttttttttttgcttgcttccTGCATTGGGAACACCTCTCCAACTGCATGTCGATGCTTTTCTTCACCTGTGCTCACCTGACTCTTCTTAGAGGTTCTCTGCTTTAGTAGTTCTGCTTCAACAAACCCTTTCTATTTTTCACTTTGCCCCTGGTGCTTTGTTTTACCCCTTCAATAAAACCACGGCCACTTTAACTGTGTACATGACCAAAACAAAAGTGTGTGGCCACCTGCTTGATGTGGCCACATAAATTTCCCACCATGAACATCCACATGTATCGCCAAGAGTGAACAGTCCCAGAACTGTGTGTTTGAAGCCTAACAGTGGCAGTGGTGGCCTGGAATAAATCAGCACTTCACTTAGCTCCATTCCCCATTAATGTCACACTTCATGTCCCttcttttttgaagaagaaatttgaaATGCCTTGGAGGCGTTATCCGATGGGAAGATGCTATCTCAGCAAGTGACTGTCTGGATTCagatttcttctcattttgttcTTCACTGGTTTCCTTTGCCCCTAATCTGATTTACTCAAACTCACATCTCCTTTACCCTTTTCTGTTCATAGTATCTTTAACAAATACCTTTTTCTCCCATCTCTGTCCCTATTTTCCTTTCATCATATAATTAACAATTACCTTCTCTCCTAATTTCAACTTGCTACCTTCATAAACTAACCCAGATTTCCTTCACTTTGTCTTTTAGGATTTCCTGTCTCATTTGTCCCCCACTTCTTCCCGAGTTCCCCTTTTTATGGCACTCTGGTTTGCAGTGTGTATAGGGACAAAGCTTCACACTGATCATTCTTTCTCTGTGGCAGTGAAACCAAATCTTGCACTGAAACTCAGCTCTGTTgtgaattgttttattttgtttttttcttgtaacttgAGCTCCAGCAGGGGTGGGAGGAGCAGACAATAAGTACTTTTCCCTGGAAcactttttattcatttaagcTCTTACTATTAATGGAACCACTCTGTTATTAATAACATTGTGTTTGCTCACAGCTCACCCTGCCTGAAGTTCCATCTTTGTGCCCAGAGTTTATCAGTTCTTGCAGATTCAACACCACCGACAGTCTCTGGATGTCGATCCCTGTGATTGCTCCTGAAATCCTCTCCACTGCTTCCTCTTATCGTGATATCTCATGACTTCAAAGGTGAAACTGGGTCTTTCAAATTTGGCTATTTGCAGATTGCTTCTCACTTTAGACAGCTGCTCATTATGCACTTGCAGGGTGTGATTTCATGTGTTGTTACAGCTGTACAAGGAGATCGATCATGTTTCATCCTTGTTTTCCTCCCTGACTTATCAGTCAGGTCTAAACTGATCTCTGTGTGGCATCTAGATTGGGACAGCAAAGCCAGCCTGCGTGTCTGTGACTGCATCCCCAGGCTTTCTTCCTGATAGAGCCTTTGAGACAATGACTTTGAGCCCCAACTCTGGCAGCCGCATTGGCTGTTGCAGAGGCTGAAGGTCACTTTGTCCTTACTGGAGACACTAGCTCTCTGTACAAGCCGCACACTGATGTCACAAACGCCATTCTGCCTGAGTTCCTTTAACAGGAGGTAGTGGAGGGTTTGGATGGAGCCTAGAGAAACAAGGACCAGAAAGAGATGTACAAAGAAAGATAAAGTCTGAAAACTGGCCGACAAACTTGTGGAAGTAGACAAGCTGTTGTTGTTGAATCCACAGAAGCTGACAAACTCAGGGTTGACTTTGTCTAAGGGCACCAGCACATGTTGGTATCCTCTGAATGCATCCAGAACAGTGGCTTCTCGTGGCAGACAGCGTGCAGGGTTGTGCAGACACCCAGTGAGACCAAGCACAGACTGAAGAGCTTTGCATACCCTGCCTGGCAGCTACTGGTAGCTGGTACAACTCCCAGCTTGTAGGTATAGTAGTGAGGCTTTCAACCACTGCTCCAACCAATTAGACACGGGCAACCTTGCAAGTGGTCTGTGTGGGTGAACTGATTCAGTGTCTAATAATAGGTTAATGAGTTATAAGGTTTCCAAGAAGTATTTTTGATGGTTCACCACTAGCACCTGCCTGCCAACCTGAAATGGCTGACAGATTTTGCAGACTCTCTGTACTCCTTACACGTGGGCTTATCTCTGACCTGCCTTCCTCCACACTGTCTTCATAGCCCTTGTTTTGTAGTTCTGCTCCCCGATGGCTTTCATCTTAtcctttccttatttttgcAGAGCTTCCTGTCGGGGTTGGCATCCAGCATCTGGAGCCATGGAAGAGCAGCCAGCTTCTCCCGCTTCTGattctcccttttctctgcGGCGggtctgcatttctgaagatgAACCTGAAGatgaagagcaggaagaaaCTCCGGAGGAGGATACAACCCAAGTACAGATGGAAAAAGACTCCGTGAAGCAAGACAGGATTGGTTCTCCTCGATGTTCAGCACGGTGCTGGCAAGGACGAGGTTCTCTTATCCCACAGGGCATGGAAAGCCCAGGCGAAAGGGTGGGAGAGGAacctgaggagctgcagccatgcaggaaGCACCGGCTGAACCTGAAGCCCAAAACAAGCCTGGTCCCAACATCTccaggagagggagaaagagctGAAGAGCCAGGGCCCTCAAGGGGAAAGAGGCTGCGCTTGATCTGGGGCCAGTCCAGTGACTTCCGACGGAAGAAGAATCTTGGGGAGAATGGGTTGGAGGAAGCTCCCATGTTGTCACAGAGCAGcgaagaggaggaagaggagggaaaagcTTCTCGGTCTTGCTCCCCTGAGCCACCTCTTCACGGTGATGCTCGTCCCAAGCCAGATTTTGTGCAGCTGATTGATGAGCACGGCATTTACTCCACGGCCAAGCTGGTATTGGGCAGCGCGGCGGGTGagctggaggaggcagcagtggtGCTGCCCCCACACCTGAAGCGTGGAGCAAGCGGGGCCACTGAGTTTGAGATCCGTGAGGTGATTGTGGACGAGAAACCCTTCCAGTGTGGTGTGTGTGAGAAAGCCTTCAAACGTGCTTGGGAGCTCTTCAGCCATGAGGTTGTGCACAATGAGGAGCGGCCTTTCCGCTGCGATCTCTGCGAGGCTTCTTTCAAGCGACACTCGGACTTCAAGAGCCACCGCTTGGTGCACACAGAGGAGCGTCCCTTCCGATGCGAGCTCTGTGGGAAGCGTTTCAAACGTTCTTCTAACCTCCAGGAGCACCGGCGCATCCATACGGGTGAACGTCCCTTCCACTGCGCCTGCTGTGACAAGAGCTTCAAGACACCCTACGAGCTGCAGCGTCATACCCTGACCCACTGCACCGAGAAACCCTTCAAGTGCGCAGATTGTGGGAAGGATTTCCCCACTTCCAATGCCCTCCTCCTGCACCAGAGGCAGCACTGCGACGACAAGCCCCACGTCTGCGGTGTCTGTGGTAAGAAATTCACCTACGGCCACAGCCTTAAGGTTCATGAGCGTGTGCACACGGGTGACCGGCCCTTCGTCTGCCCGCTCTGTGGAAAAGGTTTCAAGCAGTCCAATGCGCTTTCCTCTCATGAACGTGTGCACACAGGTGAGCGGCCCTTTGTCTGCAAAACCTGCGGGAAGGCCTTCAAGCAGTCGTCCTACCTCGTGATCCATGAGCGGGCGCACACTGGGGAGCGACCCTACAAATGCGAAGCGTGTGGGAAAGCCTTTGCCCGCccctccttgctgctgcagcaccaccGCGTGCACAGCCAGGAGCGGCCCTACAAATGCAGCTTCTGCCACAAGTTCTTCAAGGACTTGGCCTACCTGGCAGTGCATGAGAAGGTGCACACAGGCGAGACCCCCTACAAGTGCAGTGTCTGCGACAAGGGCTTTGCTCATCCCTCcaacctgctgcagcaccagcgcGTGCACCGTGATGGCTGAACCAGAGCAGTGTGCATAGCATGAGTGTTTTGAGGCCAAGAAGCCTGAAGCAAGAAGTGAGCATGCTACAAGCATGCGTGCAGCCCCAGGCTGGCCCACTTACACAAGCAAGCCATGTGTGGAGGACCTGGAGAGGAGGCCAAAatgtgggtgctgctgcaggtctTCTCCTgacccccatcccactggggcCTCTGCTGCATGGCTTCTCTCTGCCAAACCCTGACATACGTTGCTCTCTCCTGCTTCCAACAAAGTGATCTCACAGGAGTGGTCGCTGAGACTCCTGTCCCCCGAC containing:
- the LOC125685586 gene encoding zinc finger protein 70-like, with product MEEQPASPASDSPFSLRRVCISEDEPEDEEQEETPEEDTTQVQMEKDSVKQDRIGSPRCSARCWQGRGSLIPQGMESPGERVGEEPEELQPCRKHRLNLKPKTSLVPTSPGEGERAEEPGPSRGKRLRLIWGQSSDFRRKKNLGENGLEEAPMLSQSSEEEEEEGKASRSCSPEPPLHGDARPKPDFVQLIDEHGIYSTAKLVLGSAAGELEEAAVVLPPHLKRGASGATEFEIREVIVDEKPFQCGVCEKAFKRAWELFSHEVVHNEERPFRCDLCEASFKRHSDFKSHRLVHTEERPFRCELCGKRFKRSSNLQEHRRIHTGERPFHCACCDKSFKTPYELQRHTLTHCTEKPFKCADCGKDFPTSNALLLHQRQHCDDKPHVCGVCGKKFTYGHSLKVHERVHTGDRPFVCPLCGKGFKQSNALSSHERVHTGERPFVCKTCGKAFKQSSYLVIHERAHTGERPYKCEACGKAFARPSLLLQHHRVHSQERPYKCSFCHKFFKDLAYLAVHEKVHTGETPYKCSVCDKGFAHPSNLLQHQRVHRDG